In Kwoniella shivajii chromosome 9, complete sequence, one genomic interval encodes:
- a CDS encoding nucleoside diphosphate kinase, translating to MSTTEQTYIMIKPDGVQRGLVGEIIARFEKRGFKLAALKLASPSKEHLEKHYSDLSDKGFFPKLIAYMLSGPVVCMVWEGLDAVKTGRVMLGATNPLASAPGTIRGDYALQVGMNVCHGSDSVENGQKEIALWFPEGVSQYKLDAQAWTYEA from the exons ATGTCCACCACTGAACAAACCTACATCATGATCAA ACCCGACGGTGTCCAACGTGGACTCGTTGGTGAGATCATCGCCCGATTCGAGAAGAGAGGTTTCAAG CTCGCTGCCCTCAAGCTCGCTTCCCCTTCCAAGGAACACCTCGAGAAGCACTACTCTGATCTTTCCGACAAAGGATTCTTCCCAAAACTCATCGCTTACA TGTTATCCGGACCCGTCGTCTGTATGGTTTGGGAAGGTCTTGATGCCGTCAAGACCGGACGAGTCATGCTCGGTGCCACCAACCCTCTCGCTTCTGCTCCAGGTACCATCAGAGGTGATTACGCTCTTCAAGTAGGAATGAACGTTTGTCACGGTTCAGATTCCGTTGAAAACGGTCAGAAAGAAATCGCCCTTTGGTTCCC CGAGGGTGTCTCTCAATACAAGCTCGACGCTCAAGCTTGGACTTACGAGGCTTAA
- a CDS encoding phosphoribosylaminoimidazole carboxylase has translation MAPRKTVGILGGGQLGRMLTHPAALLGIPLLILDSGSHTPAKQTLLPPQPHSHLDGPFTSESHIRELASKCDILTVEIEHVNADVLESVEKEGLCEVQPSPKTIRLIQDKFRQKCYLSDKGIPVAPFAELPIGPSEKDVLEITEKLGLPIMLKAKTLAYDGRGNSPLQSTDSESIKKSLDFLGDRPLYAEGWAPFVKEVAVMVVRNKEGQVKSYDAVETIHRESILRVCLAPLRGERGVNARARELAEKAVGHLEGAGIFGVEMFLMEDGSILLNEIAPRPHNSGHHTIEACLTSQFENHLRAILSLPLGSTELRVPSAAMINILGSSSSMDPITAMADNALTVPGASVHLYGKAESRKARKMGHITLTAESDSELTERLRILLSAQPDADPKWIDPIAPPSPAPSHSHKKPLVGIIMGSDSDLPVMLPATKILDQFDIPYELTITSAHRTPERMVKYAKEAAGRGLRTIIAGAGGAAHLPGMVASETSLPVIGVPVKASVLDGVDSLYSIVQMPRGIPCATVGINNSTNAALLAIRILGTSIPSLQHATDAYSKKLEEEVLGKVEKLEIDGWDKYVKETLKK, from the exons ATGGCACCTAGAAAGACCGTCGGAATCTTGG GTGGTGGGCAGCTCGGACGGATGTTGACACATCCAGCTGCATTACTCGGTATCCCTTTATTGATACTTGATTCTGGATCACATACACCTGCCAAACAGACATTGTTACCACCTCAACCACATTCACATCTTGATGGACCATTCACATCCGAAAGTCATATAAGAGAATTAGCATCTAAATGTGATATATTAACAGTTGAAATTGAACATGTCAATGCGGATGTATTAGAATcagttgaaaaagaaggtttaTGCGAAGTTCAACCTTCACCCAAAACCATTCGATTAATCCAAGATAAATTTCGACAAAAATGTTATCTATCAGATAAAGGTATACCTGTCGCACCTTTTGCTGAATTACCTATTGGACCCAGCGAAAAAGATGTTTTGGAAATAACTGAAAAATTGGGTTTACCAATCATGTTGAAAGCTAAAACATTAGCTtatgatggaagaggaaattCACCTTTACAATCAACAGATTCTGAATCTATCAAAAAATCTCTCGATTTCTTGGGTGATCGACCTTTATATGCCGAAGGTTGGGCTCCGTTCGTCAAAGAAGTAGCTGTAATGGTAGTTAGAAATAAAGAGGGCCAAGTCAAATCTTACGATGCTGTAGAGACTATTCATAGAGAAAGTATACTGAGAGTATGTCTAGCTCCTTTGAGAGGCGAAAGAGGCGTCAATGCCAGAGCGAGGGAATTGGCTGAAAAAGCAGTGGGTCACTTGGAAGGTGCAGGTATATTTGGTGTCGAGATGTtcttgatggaagatg GTTCAATTCTCCTTAATGAAATCGCTCCTAGACCACACAATTCAGGACATCATACTATAGAAGCGTGTTTGACCTCACAATTCGAGAATCACTTGCGAGCAATCTTATCACTTCCACTAGGATCGACCGAATTACGTGTACCTTCCGCGGCAATGATCAACATACttggatcatcgtcatccatGGATCCTATAACCGCGATGGCAGATAACGCATTAACAGTCCCCGGAGCTTCCGTGCATCTATATGGAAAGGCAGAATCTCGAAAAGCTAGAAAAATGGGTCATATAACTTTAACAGCGGAATCAGATTCTGAATTGACAGAAAGATTAAGAATTCTGCTATCTGCTCAACCTGATGCAGATCCAAAATGGATTGATCCAATCGCACCACCTTCGCCAGCTCCATCACATTCACATAAAAAACCTTTGGTCGGTATCATTATGGGCTCAGATTCAGATTTACCAGTCATGTTACCCGCAACTAAAATCTTGGATCAATTTGATATTCCATATGAATTAACAATCACTTCAGCGCATCGAACTCCTGAAAGAATGGTTAAATACGCCAAAGAAGCTGCTGGAAGAGGTCTAAGAACTATCAttgctggtgcaggtggtgCAGCTCATCTACCTGGAATGGTAGCTTCCGAAACTTCTTTACCAGTCATTGGTGTTCCAGTAAAAGCGAGTGTATTGGATGGTGTAGATAGTTTATACAGTATCGTTCAAATGCCC CGAGGTATCCCATGCGCAACAGTCGGAATCAACAACTCCACCAACGCAGCTTTACTCGCCATTCGAATATTAGGAACTTCAATCCCTTCACTACAGCATGCTACCGACGCATATTCCAAAAagttggaggaggaagtttTGGGTAAAGTCGAGAAATTAGAAATTGACGGTTGGGATAAATACGTCAAAGAGACACTGAAGAAGTGA